One Myxococcales bacterium genomic region harbors:
- a CDS encoding GNAT family N-acetyltransferase, translating to MKSPAPEPIAPEPKPAKGKAPRKTPRADEGTIHVRRIHRRDLPKTWEFLKLCFRDVNRETVEYQRPRSKTRFMEVYEEEGIVQLLFELRHGKTSEIVGYAECAFEISGSDNWMNLRYFTNRDMKPLFVEEIAVHPGHQGLGIGSFVLEQMEHIAKVNGCTHLVLEVAENNENALRFYRARSFQKLDAAIFLAKRIATESDILPPRKVVRRAAPTKSTAAKAPKAKPAKAPTKVKP from the coding sequence ATGAAGTCGCCTGCCCCCGAGCCCATCGCCCCCGAGCCCAAGCCGGCCAAGGGCAAAGCTCCCCGGAAGACCCCGCGCGCCGACGAGGGCACGATCCATGTTCGCCGCATCCACCGGCGCGATCTGCCGAAGACGTGGGAGTTCTTGAAGCTCTGCTTCCGTGACGTCAACCGAGAGACCGTCGAGTACCAGCGGCCGCGCTCGAAGACGCGCTTCATGGAAGTCTACGAAGAAGAGGGCATCGTTCAGCTCCTCTTCGAGCTCCGGCACGGAAAGACCAGCGAGATCGTGGGCTACGCCGAGTGCGCGTTCGAGATCTCCGGGTCCGACAACTGGATGAACCTCCGGTATTTCACGAACCGCGACATGAAGCCGCTCTTCGTCGAAGAGATCGCGGTCCACCCCGGGCATCAGGGGCTCGGCATCGGCAGCTTCGTGCTCGAGCAGATGGAGCACATCGCGAAGGTGAACGGCTGCACGCACCTCGTGCTCGAGGTCGCCGAGAACAACGAGAACGCCCTGCGGTTTTACCGCGCCCGCTCCTTCCAGAAGCTCGACGCGGCCATCTTCCTCGCGAAGCGCATCGCCACCGAGTCGGACATTTTGCCCCCGCGCAAGGTCGTGCGCCGCGCGGCGCCCACGAAGTCCACCGCCGCGAAGGCCCCCAAGGCGAAGCCCGCGAAGGCCCCCACCAAGGTGAAGCCGTGA
- a CDS encoding protein kinase, with product MRICPQCSTPCDETHRFCPTCGCNLGAVKSPEDPLIGRTLPGGYVIFELIGVGGMGRVYRAEQVALSRTVAVKIIHPHLIGEENAAARFITEARAASRLNHPNSVGVIDFGKTEDGQLYLVMEFLRGKDLARVQYDEGPLPFRRVVSILRQVLAALSEAHHIEIIHRDLKPENIILEPTRSGGDFVKVVDFGLAKIRVDSMPGITSPGIVCGTPEYMSPEQGRGDALDARSDLYGVGVILYQLLTGKIPFEAESPTQVVLMHLSQEPQDPRDVAPERKIPDALVDVCLRALAKSPDQRYENADAFSDALARALASLENRNTRAPQGGIVCGTCGAMNAEKQKFCGECGASLQARVALDTPPPAPPVARPSSEGVKALGEEVVKFPLPFMGREEDLAWLADRLADAKSSLVGARVVGEPGLGKSRLLGEFLARGRAEGHVVVETGPDPFWAEVGYFAIRKAIVGLAGLPSDGGSAKDWASAGPEAKRGLADVFATGDLLPGLSHIERRFVIAEALRWAIVRASERAGGKKVVLCVDDLNLVDGASRSALADAVGEPPLVPALLVVSYTPGYDPGWPASTASARVLDGLSPALVARFGGAASGPVSKPTMAQVTRGVAPLYVDQLLRFTREQGGKPPSRLGDIIAARVERLSGDARKVIQAICVYGDECTGEMLVRLVSGGTRVDEALTALESAGMVIEHKGTYRTSHPLLRDVVLATIPAAVRRELHGAAAELGEDIGAPIEARAVHLFFAQNTFEALILLERVSSRAAARGDTPGTITALRRGLELARRELFRGELEDPMRAVLIFARKLGQALTQSGQFTDAEGVLREALDMAGPSGAERARVLGALAQVALGRDRVKEAQRYLGEALELAFASGAKDLLLSLEEMKKSIAAPARP from the coding sequence ATGCGTATCTGCCCCCAGTGCAGCACTCCGTGCGACGAGACGCATCGCTTCTGCCCGACGTGCGGGTGCAACCTTGGCGCGGTCAAGAGCCCCGAGGATCCGCTCATCGGGCGCACCTTGCCGGGTGGCTACGTGATCTTCGAGCTCATCGGCGTCGGTGGCATGGGGCGCGTGTACCGCGCCGAGCAGGTCGCGCTGAGCCGCACCGTCGCGGTGAAGATCATCCACCCGCACCTCATCGGCGAAGAGAACGCGGCCGCCCGCTTCATCACCGAGGCGCGCGCGGCGAGCCGCCTGAACCACCCGAACTCGGTCGGCGTCATCGACTTCGGCAAGACCGAGGACGGCCAGCTCTACCTCGTCATGGAGTTCTTGCGCGGGAAAGACCTGGCCCGCGTCCAGTACGACGAGGGCCCGCTCCCGTTCCGGCGTGTGGTCAGCATCCTCCGCCAGGTGCTCGCGGCGCTCTCCGAGGCGCACCACATCGAGATCATCCACCGCGATCTCAAGCCCGAGAACATCATCTTGGAGCCCACGCGCTCCGGCGGCGACTTCGTCAAGGTGGTCGACTTCGGGCTCGCCAAGATCCGCGTCGACTCCATGCCCGGCATCACGAGCCCGGGCATCGTCTGCGGCACGCCCGAGTACATGAGCCCCGAGCAGGGCCGCGGCGACGCGCTCGACGCGAGGAGCGACCTCTACGGCGTCGGCGTCATCCTCTACCAGCTCCTCACCGGCAAGATCCCGTTCGAGGCCGAGTCGCCCACGCAGGTCGTGCTCATGCACCTCTCGCAGGAGCCGCAAGACCCGCGGGACGTCGCGCCCGAGCGAAAGATCCCCGACGCCCTCGTCGACGTCTGCCTCCGCGCGCTCGCGAAGTCGCCCGACCAACGCTACGAGAACGCCGACGCCTTCTCGGACGCCCTCGCCCGCGCCCTCGCGTCGCTCGAGAACCGCAACACGCGCGCCCCGCAGGGCGGCATCGTGTGCGGCACGTGCGGCGCCATGAACGCCGAGAAGCAGAAGTTCTGCGGCGAGTGCGGCGCCTCGCTCCAAGCGCGTGTCGCGCTCGACACCCCGCCACCGGCGCCCCCCGTCGCGCGTCCGTCGTCCGAGGGCGTGAAGGCCCTCGGCGAAGAGGTCGTGAAGTTCCCGCTGCCCTTCATGGGCCGCGAAGAAGACCTCGCCTGGCTCGCCGATCGCCTCGCGGACGCCAAATCGTCCCTCGTCGGCGCGCGTGTCGTCGGAGAGCCGGGCCTCGGCAAGAGCCGCCTGCTCGGCGAGTTCCTCGCGCGCGGTCGGGCCGAAGGGCACGTCGTGGTCGAGACGGGCCCCGACCCGTTCTGGGCCGAGGTCGGCTACTTCGCCATCCGCAAGGCGATCGTCGGCCTCGCGGGCCTCCCTAGCGACGGCGGCTCCGCCAAAGACTGGGCCTCGGCCGGCCCCGAGGCCAAGCGCGGCCTCGCCGACGTGTTCGCCACGGGGGATCTCCTCCCGGGCCTGTCCCACATCGAGCGTCGCTTCGTCATCGCCGAGGCGCTGAGGTGGGCGATCGTGCGCGCGAGCGAGCGCGCGGGCGGCAAGAAGGTCGTCTTGTGCGTCGACGACCTCAACCTCGTCGACGGCGCGAGCCGCTCGGCCCTCGCCGACGCCGTGGGAGAGCCGCCGCTCGTGCCGGCGCTGCTCGTCGTCAGCTACACGCCCGGGTACGATCCGGGTTGGCCCGCGAGCACGGCCTCGGCGCGCGTGCTCGATGGCCTCTCGCCCGCGCTGGTGGCGCGCTTCGGTGGCGCGGCGAGCGGCCCTGTGAGCAAGCCGACGATGGCGCAGGTCACGCGCGGGGTCGCGCCGCTCTACGTCGATCAGCTCCTTCGGTTCACGCGCGAACAAGGCGGAAAGCCCCCGAGCCGCCTCGGCGACATCATCGCGGCCCGCGTCGAGCGCCTCTCGGGCGACGCGCGCAAGGTCATCCAGGCGATCTGCGTCTACGGCGACGAGTGCACCGGCGAGATGCTCGTGCGCCTCGTCTCCGGAGGCACCCGCGTCGACGAGGCCCTCACGGCCCTCGAGTCGGCCGGCATGGTCATCGAGCACAAGGGCACCTACCGCACGAGCCACCCGCTCTTGCGCGACGTCGTGCTCGCCACCATCCCCGCGGCGGTTCGTCGCGAGCTGCATGGCGCGGCGGCCGAGCTCGGCGAGGACATCGGCGCTCCCATCGAGGCGCGCGCGGTGCACCTCTTCTTCGCGCAGAACACCTTCGAGGCCCTCATCTTGCTCGAGCGCGTGAGCTCGCGCGCGGCCGCCCGCGGAGACACCCCCGGCACGATCACGGCGCTCCGCCGCGGCCTCGAGCTCGCGCGCCGGGAGCTCTTCCGCGGTGAGCTCGAGGATCCCATGCGCGCGGTGCTCATCTTCGCGCGTAAGCTCGGGCAAGCGCTCACGCAGTCCGGTCAGTTCACGGACGCCGAAGGTGTGCTCCGCGAGGCGCTCGACATGGCCGGCCCGAGCGGCGCCGAGAGGGCCCGCGTGCTCGGCGCGCTCGCCCAGGTCGCGCTCGGTCGCGACCGCGTGAAAGAGGCGCAGCGCTACTTGGGCGAGGCCCTCGAGCTCGCGTTCGCCTCGGGCGCCAAGGACCTCCTCCTGTCGCTCGAAGAGATGAAGAAGTCGATCGCGGCTCCTGCGCGACCGTGA
- a CDS encoding BamA/TamA family outer membrane protein, which yields MSRSLGLAALALVSAALVLPSRAAAQGTKTVSEGGSTRTKPQKKDERRSYGGLAVPAVYYSPETKLAAGIAGFLFFRLPGEKLEDRPSNVDGDFIYTVNKQLLFQVTPTIYMDHGRFLLESEFSYEKLFDRFWGIGPNTLKHGDEAFNYTLVRGRLGLSRQLAPYAYFGLQAHAEEITITDLEKADGQLARNPNVLGRGGSFVTGLGFRFVYDSRDNYFSTRKGAYAAVQGMFYAEALGGTHSYSLFTVDVRKYLPLWFGHTLAIQAYGASTYWDVPFSHLPVLGGQFRMRGYFEGRFRDNNAVITQAEYRFPIAWRFGGVAFGSVGMVAPSLLDFKLKDIKGAAGGGLRFMFDRDERLNGRFDVGVSNEGEPNFYIQINEAF from the coding sequence TTGAGCCGCTCCCTCGGCCTCGCCGCGCTCGCGCTCGTCTCCGCGGCGCTCGTGCTGCCGTCGCGCGCGGCGGCGCAGGGCACGAAGACGGTGAGCGAAGGCGGCTCGACGCGCACCAAACCTCAGAAAAAAGACGAGCGCCGGAGCTACGGCGGCCTCGCGGTCCCGGCCGTCTACTACTCGCCCGAGACCAAGCTCGCCGCGGGCATCGCCGGGTTCCTCTTCTTCCGCCTCCCCGGGGAGAAGCTCGAAGATCGCCCCTCGAACGTCGACGGCGACTTCATCTACACCGTCAACAAGCAGCTCCTCTTCCAGGTCACGCCCACGATCTACATGGACCACGGGCGCTTCTTGCTCGAGTCCGAGTTCAGCTACGAAAAGCTCTTCGACAGGTTCTGGGGCATCGGGCCGAACACGCTGAAGCACGGCGACGAGGCCTTCAACTACACGCTCGTGCGCGGCCGCCTCGGCCTCTCGCGCCAGCTCGCTCCGTACGCGTACTTCGGCCTTCAGGCGCACGCCGAAGAGATCACCATCACCGACCTCGAGAAGGCCGACGGCCAGCTCGCGCGGAACCCGAACGTGCTCGGGCGTGGCGGCTCGTTCGTCACCGGCCTCGGCTTCCGCTTCGTGTACGACTCGCGCGACAACTACTTCTCCACGCGAAAGGGCGCGTACGCGGCCGTCCAGGGCATGTTCTACGCCGAGGCGCTCGGCGGCACGCACTCGTACTCGCTCTTCACGGTCGACGTGCGCAAGTACCTCCCGCTCTGGTTCGGGCACACCCTCGCCATCCAAGCCTACGGCGCGTCGACCTACTGGGACGTGCCCTTCAGCCACTTGCCGGTCCTCGGCGGCCAGTTCCGCATGCGCGGCTACTTCGAGGGGCGCTTCCGCGACAACAACGCGGTCATCACGCAGGCCGAGTACCGCTTCCCGATCGCCTGGCGCTTCGGCGGGGTCGCGTTCGGGAGCGTCGGCATGGTGGCCCCGAGCCTCCTCGACTTCAAACTGAAGGACATCAAGGGCGCCGCCGGCGGAGGCCTCCGCTTCATGTTCGACCGCGACGAGCGCTTGAACGGCCGCTTCGACGTGGGCGTGTCGAACGAGGGCGAGCCCAACTTCTACATCCAGATCAACGAAGCCTTCTGA